One Terriglobales bacterium genomic region harbors:
- a CDS encoding ATP-grasp domain-containing protein, translating to MVQPANLTVLCLASYYKGTEFLRECKRQGCRVLLLTSQSLEKEEWPRESIDEIFYLPDQDRKWNLQDAILGVSDLAKKESIDRIVPLDDFDLETAAALREHLRVGGMGETTTRYFRDKLAMRAKAQDEDLPVPPFIHVLNREKLRNFVHGISPPWVLKPRSQAGAIGIKKITSAEELWQAIDKLGDQQSFYLLEQYVPGDIYHVDSIIYERKLLFSIASRYGTPPMDVSHGGGVFTTRTIPPGSPEEKELTELNERVLEAFNLVRGVSHSEFIRAWDGGRLYFLETSARVGGAHIAELVEAATGINLWAEWAKIEVVAGKNPYHVPVAKKDSAGLVISLARQQWPDTSEYCDSEIVWRMNKEHHAGLIVKSSSPERVQALVEGYSRRFQQDFMAYHPPQEKPTH from the coding sequence ATGGTGCAGCCCGCGAATCTGACGGTTCTTTGCTTGGCCAGCTACTACAAAGGCACAGAATTCCTGCGGGAATGTAAGCGCCAGGGATGCCGAGTCCTGCTGCTTACATCGCAGAGTCTGGAAAAAGAAGAGTGGCCACGGGAGAGCATCGACGAAATTTTCTATCTGCCTGATCAGGATAGGAAATGGAACCTGCAGGACGCGATCCTAGGCGTGAGTGACCTCGCAAAGAAGGAAAGCATCGACCGAATCGTTCCGCTCGATGATTTTGATCTGGAGACTGCTGCCGCTCTACGCGAGCACCTTCGGGTTGGGGGCATGGGCGAGACGACTACACGCTACTTTCGCGACAAGCTGGCGATGCGGGCCAAAGCACAGGACGAAGACCTGCCTGTCCCCCCTTTCATCCACGTCCTTAACCGGGAGAAATTGAGGAATTTTGTTCACGGGATTTCGCCGCCCTGGGTGCTGAAGCCACGCTCGCAGGCGGGTGCCATCGGGATCAAGAAAATCACGAGTGCCGAGGAATTGTGGCAAGCAATAGATAAACTGGGTGATCAGCAGTCCTTCTACTTGCTGGAGCAGTATGTCCCCGGCGACATCTATCACGTGGATAGCATCATCTACGAACGCAAGCTCCTGTTCTCAATAGCCAGCAGGTACGGTACACCGCCTATGGATGTGTCGCATGGCGGGGGCGTGTTCACTACGCGAACAATCCCACCCGGCTCGCCCGAAGAGAAGGAACTGACGGAGCTGAATGAGCGAGTGCTGGAGGCATTCAACCTGGTTCGTGGCGTATCGCATAGTGAATTTATCCGCGCGTGGGATGGGGGCAGGCTGTACTTCCTGGAGACTTCTGCAAGGGTAGGAGGGGCGCACATTGCTGAGCTGGTCGAAGCCGCCACAGGAATCAATCTCTGGGCAGAATGGGCGAAAATCGAGGTTGTCGCGGGGAAGAATCCCTATCATGTACCGGTTGCGAAAAAGGACTCCGCCGGTCTGGTGATCTCACTAGCCCGGCAGCAGTGGCCCGACACGTCAGAATATTGCGATTCCGAGATCGTCTGGCGCATGAATAAAGAGCATCATGCAGGGTTGATCGTCAAGTCATCCAGCCCGGAACGGGTGCAGGCTTTGGTTGAGGGCTACAGCCGGCGTTTTCAGCAAGACTTCATGGCGTACCACCCACCACAAGAGAAGCCAACACACTGA